CGCTAGAGCGGATTGCGAGTACAGGGCACCGCTACCTCCCCGCTTAGCACGGCAAAGTTAAAACCAATATTCGGTTGCCTTAATGAAGGCAATATCAGTATAACTTGTTTCTTCATAAATTGCAAATATGTTAAGCACCTGTATTTTTATCCAATTTTTCCTTCTTCTCTTTCCTTCTTTTACGAAGCTCTCTAAAAAAATTCGTTAACAACATGCCACATTCTTCTTCCATCACACCAGATACTACTTCACATTGGTGATTAAAACGCTCGTCCGTTAAAAGGTTCATTAAAGTGCCTGCACATCCACCCTTTGGATCACTTGCACCATATACGACACGTTTTACACGGGATAACACAATTCCACCTGCGCACATCGGACATGGTTCTAATGTAACGTATAACGTTGCATTTTCTAAACGCCACGTACCTAACTTTTTACAAGCTTCATCTATAGCTAATAACTCTGCATGAGCAATTGATCGTTGCTCTGTCTCTCTTAAATTGTGAGCAACGCTGATTACTTCTCCACCGAGTACAATAACAGCTCCAATCGGAACTTCTTGTATTTCTTCAGCTTTCTTCGCTTCTTCTATTGCAAGCTGCATAAAATAAATATCTTGTTCCATAATACAGTCCTCTCATTACGAATAAAGTATTATAACCCTTTACTACTATATCAATCCATTTTGATTTTTGGACATATAACCCCCTGCTACGCAGAACAAAAAGTAAACTCCACTCATTTTATCCTTTTGTTTTCACTTGACATGGCGTAGGAAAAGGATCTGACCGCTTCTACCTATGATCGGATTCTCTCTCCAGCCCAAAAAGGAAGGTTTTATGTCAGTTTTTCAATTTATATTTATATACATACTATTCAATTACACTTCTCCTTACAGATACGGGATAACTTTCACACATCCAATCCACTCTAAAGAAAAAGGAAGGGTGATTACATATGAAAAATACCGCATTGCTCATTATTGACATGATTAACGACTTCCAATTCTCGCATGGACCAACCCTTGCACAAAAATGTCAAATAATTATAGAGCCTATTTTACACTTAAAACGAACAATGAAAATGAATGGTTATCCTGTTATTTATATTAACGATCATTATCAACTATGGAGAGCTGATATCGATCAACTTATTACTCATTGTACAAATGATTATAGCAAAAATATTATACAAGCAATCGCTCCCAGGGCAGATGATTATGTGTTTATTAAACCACATTATTCAGCATTTTATGAAACTCCCTTAAATTCTTTATTAGGACATTTAAAAGTTGAAAAACTT
This sequence is a window from Bacillus pseudomycoides DSM 12442. Protein-coding genes within it:
- the tadA gene encoding tRNA adenosine(34) deaminase TadA, which gives rise to MEQDIYFMQLAIEEAKKAEEIQEVPIGAVIVLGGEVISVAHNLRETEQRSIAHAELLAIDEACKKLGTWRLENATLYVTLEPCPMCAGGIVLSRVKRVVYGASDPKGGCAGTLMNLLTDERFNHQCEVVSGVMEEECGMLLTNFFRELRKRRKEKKEKLDKNTGA
- a CDS encoding isochorismatase family cysteine hydrolase, whose translation is MKNTALLIIDMINDFQFSHGPTLAQKCQIIIEPILHLKRTMKMNGYPVIYINDHYQLWRADIDQLITHCTNDYSKNIIQAIAPRADDYVFIKPHYSAFYETPLNSLLGHLKVEKLIITGIAGNICILFTANDAHMRNYTLYVPQDCTASNSDQDNKHALKIMETTLKANITPSFQLKLE